From the genome of Carassius gibelio isolate Cgi1373 ecotype wild population from Czech Republic chromosome B10, carGib1.2-hapl.c, whole genome shotgun sequence, one region includes:
- the LOC127966190 gene encoding transcription factor Jun-like, with protein METTFYDDSLNSAFSQHDSAAFGYNHKALKRSMTLNLTDPSGNLKPHLRAKANDILTSPDVGLLKLASPELERLIIQSSNGMITTTPTPTQFLCPKNVTDEQEGFAEGFVRALAELHHQHMPNVTSAPQTTINNSMAPVSSMAGGAVYSSSMRSDPPVYADLNTFNPAISTANPAMNYTSAPPQHTVQHPRLQALKEEPQTVPEMPGETPPLSPIDMESQERIKAERKRMRNRIAASKCRKRKLERISRLEDKVKNLKSQNSELASTANMLREQVAQLKQKVMNHVNSGCQLMLTQQLQTF; from the coding sequence ATGGAAACTACTTTCTACGATGACTCTCTAAACAGCGCTTTCTCTCAGCATGACAGCGCTGCTTTTGGATACAACCACAAGGCTCTGAAACGCAGCATGACGCTGAATCTGACCGACCCATCCGGCAACCTGAAGCCGCACCTGAGGGCCAAAGCCAACGACATCCTCACCTCCCCGGACGTGGGGCTGCTCAAACTGGCTTCTCCGGAGCTGGAGCGGCTCATCATCCAGTCCAGCAACGGCATGATCACCACGACGCCGACTCCAACCCAGTTTCTGTGTCCCAAGAACGTGACGGACGAACAGGAGGGCTTCGCGGAGGGCTTCGTGAGGGCACTGGCCGAGCTACATCACCAGCACATGCCCAATGTCACCTCGGCTCCCCAAACAACCATCAACAACAGCATGGCACCCGTTTCGTCCATGGCAGGCGGCGCGGTGTACAGTTCCTCCATGCGCTCCGACCCGCCCGTGTACGCGGACCTGAACACTTTCAACCCCGCCATCAGCACTGCCAACCCCGCGATGAACTACACCAGTGCCCCGCCGCAGCACACCGTCCAGCACCCGCGGCTTCAGGCGCTGAAGGAGGAGCCCCAAACGGTGCCCGAGATGCCCGGCGAGACGCCACCTCTCTCCCCCATCGACATGGAGAGCCAGGAGCGGATTAAAGCCGAGAGGAAGCGCATGAGGAACCGGATCGCCGCGTCCAAATGCCGGAAGAGGAAACTGGAAAGGATCTCCCGGCTGGAGGATAAAGTCAAGAACCTGAAGTCCCAGAATTCCGAGCTGGCGTCCACCGCGAACATGCTGCGCGAGCAAGTGGCCCAGCTCAAGCAGAAAGTCATGAACCACGTCAACAGCGGCTGCCAGCTTATGTTGACCCAACAGCTGCAGACGTTCTGA